In the genome of Maribacter forsetii DSM 18668, the window GGTTGATTTTCTCCTAATCCGCACGAATGAAATATGATTTTAGAACTACTAGCAATGTTCTCACAAATCGTTTCTATACTATAATCTTGTATTGCATTTTGTAAAGTGGAAACAGTAATTCGCTCTCCTGTTTTTGTAGTCTTTAAAGACATGCCCAACCAGGCATTGCTATGGCTTACAATGTGTATTTCTTTAAAACGCACTTGATTTTCTCCTGCACTATTTAGATAACTTAAAATCTCATCAATAGCATACAAACTATCTACAATTGGCATTCCTTGCTTTTCAAAATACTGCTTGGCATTGCTATAATAGGTGTTATCACCTTCATCAAAACCAGCAATAAAAACAATAGCTTCTTGTACCATTTCTTTTTTGGTAGGTGAAGCAAGTGCCGCTCCCGACTGTTGCGAAAACGGCTTCTTACTACCTAGCATTAATACATAAACCAATACTATAATTAAACACTTATTCATAATTATTTTTTAAAAGTCTATACTAACTACAGCATCATCCTTAACCTCACGAACTTGTTCTTTTTCTGTCAACTTAGAGCCGTTCCACACAAACGAAGTTGTAATGAATTCTACGTTGTTTTGAGCTAATGCATCATCAAGTGTTTTGATGTTTTTTGTAATGGTCGTTTTCAACAAAATAGTACTCTTTACACCTTGCATATCCGACGGAAAAACAAAAGACTCGGTCTTTAAGTAATTGGTGTCTGCATAATCTATTAAATCCGCCACTTTCTTGAATCTACCATTATTCCAAAACAGGTAACTTTTACCTACTTGGTAACCTGTGTCTTTATCAGCTAAATCTACTGTGATTACATCTTCAACATTGAACAAACCTAAACTACCGTGGTTTTCAATATGAACCGGAATCGCAGCCAAACTATCTAACACCATTTTGTCTAATTGTTGTCCGTTTTTAAAGGCACGTAACTGGTATTTTACTTCTGTAATACCTGATTCGTTTTTGGCACTACTTTCATAACCATACACAAACTTCACTTGGTTGTCTGCAATACTCCCAAAGGATTTTTGAGCGATCATACCTCCCCAAACCCATCCGGTTTCATTGCCTGTGGTTACTCGGTACCAGTGGCTATTGATGCCATCTATTTCTTTAGAGTACATGCTTTTTTCCCACAGTACCATTTTAGTTCCAATATCTAGAAGTGTTACTTTTTTACTTCTAACAGATGGCTTTTCACGAAGAAATACTTTGTGAGCCAATAAATACTCATATGTTAATTCTTCTGCAGGAATATCTTTATCCATCACTTCAAATTCTACTTGTTCTATACTTTGGGCGAACATGTTTACAAATGCAAATAAGCATAGGAATAAGGCACTTTTCTTTAAGTTTTTCATAATTCTAAATTTTAAGGGTTATTAATAATTAATTGCTGTAATAGCGTCTTCAGTATCAAAATCATCGTCGTTCCAGGCGATGCTTCTAAGTACTTTAATGTCTTTAATAGTAGCTGTTTCTGTGTATTCTAATGCTGCTCTTAGTATGGTTCCTTCTTTACCGAATAATTGGTTAGGAAAAATGTAGTGTATGTCCAAAATAGGTTCGTAGGCATACTCATTTTTTATACTTGGCAACGCGATAAAATCATTGTCATTACTTACCAAATAATAGAACTCTTCTGTACTTGAACAACAAGCGTTATATTCTAGTGTTACTTTTAAGATTTCATTGATATCTTCTAAATCCGGATTGCTTAAAACCGAGATGCGTATTTCATCTAATAAACCTAAATCGGCAATTGACAATGTCGCAACATGACTTTCTGGATTGTTTGATTCGATTACGTCTACCAACCAGGTGTCTTCGTCTTCTTGACCACTACTTCTTTGGTTCGTGATATCATACGTATCTGTTAATTTAAATTCCTGTGCATTGGTAATACAAATGCTGAATAAAAAGGCGAATAAGATTAAATTTTTCATACTGTTATTTTTAGTTGTTTTCTTTCTACACTACTAAATTACAGTAGAGACAGGGCTTTTAAGGGGGTCTTCTAGTATTCGTAGCACCTCATCTAGTATTCGTTGAATATGCTGTAATTATTTATTCTGTACCTGTTCTTTATTGAGTTTATTACAAAAGAAAAACCTGCAAAATGTTACACATCTTACAGGTCTTCTTCTCCATAAGGAGAACCAACTAACAAAAACTAACTACCTATTTTTTCAGAGTTACGGTCATTTCTTTTTTAACGGATTGTAAACTGATTTTCTCCAATTCTAATTGTATGGTTTTATCTATCGTCCAGCTACCATTTTCTAATTTCTCCACACGTATAACCTTGCCTTGTGCATTGAATTTTATGCGTAAACTTTCATACTTTTTTAAGTACTCAGTTATTAGTTTGGTATACATCACTTTGAACTCCATCGTCAATTGTCTTTTTACATTCTTCTCTATTTCGTTTTCAAAATCTATGGTAAAGGTACGTTTGAATTTGCTACTCTCTTTTACCTCTGCTTCTGCACCAACGGCTGAATTATTTACATTATTAGGCATTGGCAACGGTTGCTTCACTTTGGTCAATGTGCCGTCTTCATTTACAATGGCTTCATCTACCGCTACAAAAGATGTGTAGTTGGTTAGCAAATTGTATTTTAATCCCAATTCAATTACTTCTGCTTTTACGTCTTCATTAAATAAGTTGCTGTAATCATCTAACTCCCCTATTTTCTTTCTTGCCCATAAGTAACGTAATGCTTTGTTCTGCTTACTTAATTGTCCGTCAGATACATTATATACTTCTCTAAATCGCTTCTTGCCTTGGTAACCGGTAACTATAATTTTCCCTTCTGCCTTGCCCCTATATTTTCCATGGATAACAACTGGTCTTGCCGCAAAAACATCTGGTATACTCTTTTGGGCTAGGTCATACATTTCAAAGCCTTTTGCCTCTACTTTTACTCTCGTCAATAATGGTGTAGCAATATATTTCGCAAAGTCTTTGGCTACTTCTGCCGCTTCTTCAGATGTCGTTGCAATAAAGGATTCACTATTAGAAACCTTTGCCATACCTTCTATTAAATACCTATTGACGCTAGAACCGATACCGAATGTAAATACATTGGCTTTATCTAGATTTGAGCTGATCAGCTCAAAAGCTTCTTTTTCTACACTTACGTAGCCGTCTGTAATAATGACCATAGAACGGGCACTACCCATATCTTTTCTTGGTAGTTTATATGCCTCGTGTAGTGCACTTAATAATTGGGTGCCTCCACCGCCTTGACCATCGGATAAAAAACGAATGGCTGCTTCAATATTCTGCTCGGTCGATTCTACCGGTGTGGGGCTAAAAACAGTTGAACTAGATGCGAATAACTGAACATTGAAGGTATCGCTCATTCGTAAATTGCAAAGTAGGTTTCGCATTAATTGTCTTGATACTTCTAAAGGGTATCCGTTCATAGAACCTGATACGTCTACAATAAATAAGTACTCACGTGACGGAATATCTTCTAACTCCACATTTTTACTTGGCTCCATTTGATAGGTAAAAAAGTTCTCATCTTCCCCCTCATACATCAACAATCCCGTTTGTATCTGGTTACCTCTTAGGTTATAATTCAAGATAAAATCTCTGTTCGACGGATTCTTATTCCCTTCGGATAAAAAGACTTCAGCTGTTTTTGCATCAGGATGCCTTACAGTTACTTTATGACTTGTACTGTTTATATTCTGAATGATCATACCCGCATTTAAGGTTACCGTCATATCAAAATCAAAACTATCTGCAATACCCTTTGTCGTGTATGGCATATTATAGCTCTCTTCATTTTCAGTGCTCTCACCAGTAAACCTTGGACCCACAACACCTGGTGCTACAAATTGATATTCCCCATTTACAGGCACCAATATTTCTGTGTAATAGATATCCATGGCAATTTCATCGCCAGGCATAATATTACCCACATTCATTTTAAACACGTTGGGTCTGTCTTGATCTAGTTTCGCTGCTCGCTTGCCTTCGCTTAAAGCAGTTTCATATACTTTTTGGGCTTCTTGCTTTTCAAATATTTTGGCATTGACAATTCTATTGCCAATAGTCATCTGCATTTTATGAACCGCTGCCTGTGTAGAAAGCGGAAATATATATTTTGCTTCTACTGCCCCTGCTCCCTTATTTTGATATATCTGTGTTACCCGAACATGAGCAATAGTACCAGATATTTCAACTTCTGTTTTTGAAGATTTTAAAGGAATAACCGCATCTTCTGTAGATACCAATAAATACGGACTGTCATTATCTTGAGAAAAGCCTGTGAAGATGGTGCAACACAGTAAAAAGGTGTAAAGTAGTTTCATGATCGTAGTTTTAGATTATTATTATTTGAAGTCAAATCTAACTGCGAACTACTCGTAAAATGGGTGCCTTTTAGTATTCGTTGGGTATGAACTAGAATTCGTAGTTCACTATAGCTTTTCAACTACTGACGAATATCATGTACCACTAATTCAATGATTTATACTTTTATCGCATCAACAAACAACAATAGGTCATGAGAAGGAATTTAGATGAAAAGGAATGTGCAGCATTACTAAAACAAAACTACATTGGTAGACTGGCCTATATTTCTGGTGGATGCCCACATATTGTACCTATCACCTATTTCTACGATTCAGATACCAATACCTTAACAAGCTATTCTTCTGAAGGTCATAAGATTCAAGAAATGAGAAAAAACCCATCTGTGTGTTTATCTATAGATAACATTACTTCTATTTCTAATTGGAAATCTGTGTTGGTTCAAGGCACTTTTGAAGAACTTTCGCGTATTGATGCTAAGCATATGCTACATGAATTCTCTGAAGGCGTTAAAGAAGTAATATCAGAGAATTACGGTAAAAACCCTAAATATATAAGTGAGTTTTCTGCAAAAATAGACACTGAAGTTGCTCCTATAATTTTTAGAATCAACATCAACCAGTTAATCGGAAAACTAAGAAACAAAAATTGATTTCATATTTACATTTTAGATCCATATGCCAAATCACCGGCATCTCCTATGCCCGGTATAATGTAGCCACGTGCATTCAATTCTGGATCTACAGCAGCAATCCATAAATGTGTACTTTCCGGGAAAATGTTTTTTATATAATCTATACCTGCCTTAGACCCAATTACCGATACAATATGAATTTGTTTTGGTGTTCCATGATCTTTTAAACCCTTTAATACATTTTCTAGGGTTCTGCCTGTTGCTAACATAGGATCTGTAAGTACAAGAACCTTACCTTCTAAAGAAGGTGCAGCAAAATAATCTACCACGACTTCAAAATCATCTTCGTTGTTTTCATGTTTACGATAGGCAGATATAAATGCATTTTCAGCCGCATCAAAATAATTTAAAAGCCCTTGATGCAATGGCAAACCCGCTCTTAAGATAGAGCATATAACTACTTGATCTTTACTTAAATACATAGATTTACTACCTAATGGAGTTTCTATATTTTTAGGATTATAAGATAGTTCTTTACTAAACTCATAACCTAGCACCTCTCCTATTCTTTCTATATTTCTACGAAATCTCATAGGGTCTTTTTGAACCTGTATATCGCGTATTTCTGAAATAAACTGATTAAGAACTGAATTTTGGTCTCCTAAATTATGAATGGTCATGAATGCAGATATTTATTCTAAAGTTATGTTTTGAAACTTAATCTTTAATTAAAGCACATAAAAATACACATTGTTGAACACAGATTTGACAAAATTTGATCATGATATTTATCATAGGATTTTTTTGTGTCCTCTTTTACTTTTAGGTGGTCAACAAATGAAAACTCATGAAACAAATATTATTACCTACCGATTTTTCTGAAAATGCCGATCATGCCATTTCGTATGCCTTAAATATATTCAAATGTGAACGTACCCATTTTTACTTCATTCATGCTTATGCAGATGAAGTATATGGACCTTATCATAATGTAGACAAGGATACATTCGTCAAACAAAAAAATAGTATTGCCGAGGAATCTGAGAATAAATTACAAAAGCTTGTTGCGGATACGCAAACAAAAACACATAACCCATTGCATAAATATGAGGCAATTTCTTCTTTTGAATCTTTGGTGGATGCTGTAAACAACTTCACCGATAAAAAGAACATAGACTTGGTAATTATGGGAACCAAGGGTAAAACTGCCAACTCTAAAATCTCCTTTGGCAGTAATACCGTGCAAGTATTTAAGTATGTGAAATGTCCGGTTTTGGCTGTACCTGATCAATATAGTTACAACCAACCTAAGAAAATACTGTTTCCAAGTAACTATATGCTTCCTTATAAACGTCGAGAATTAAAACTGTTGGATATTATGGCAGGAGAATTCAAAGCAGAAGTTATTAGTTTATACATCTCTGACTTTGAAGATTTAAGTCTTAGACAACTAGATAACAAAAAATTCTTAGAAGAATCTTTACCCCATGCTAGATTATCATTTACAAGAACGGGTGTCAAGAACAGGGCAAATGCGATTACCGAATATATAAAAGAGCATGATATAGATTTACTGGTAATGGTAAACTCAAGACATTCTTTTTTAGAAGATTTACTCTACCAATCCACAATTGATGAAATTGGTCTTTCCTCTACTACTCCGTTTATGGTAATGCAAAATCTACCTCGTTAATTAAAATTCTTCGTCCATGATTAAAATCCTAATTCCTACAGATTTCTCTAAAAATTCTTTAACGGCTATACGTTATGCCCTTAAATTATATAAAGACATAAATTGTACTTTTTATCTTTTAAATAGTTACATGCCTCCAGTATACCATACCGAATATTTAATGGGTAGCCCAGCGCAAATAGGTCTTGGAGATATCGTACAACAAAACTCGCAGGATAATCTTGAGAACCTTAAAGAAAAATTACAAAAAGAGTTTAAAAATCCTTTACATACTTTCATTACTCATTCTGCGCTAAACGTGCTTTCTAGTGAAGTTACCAGAACGGTGGAAGCTGAGGGTATAGATATTGTTGTAATGGGAACTCAGGGCGCTACAGGTGCCAAAGAAATTTTGTTAGGTACCAATACGGTGCACGTTATCAAAAATTCTAAATGTCCAGTTTTGGTCATTCCATCAAAATATGAATACGAAGCACCTACGCAAATACTTTTCCCAAATGATTTTGAAGTGTCATTAGATAAAAAAAGTTTGGCACAATTATTAAAGATCACCAATTATCACGTATCGCAGGTAAATGTAATGCATGTTGATACTGGGGATGTTCTTACTCCTACTCAGGAAAATAATAAAAAACAATTGAGTAAAGTATTATCTGAAAGCGGATTTTTTCATGAAGTTAAATGTAATGAGATTATTGCGGCTATAAATGAATTTCAGATAAAGCAAAAAATAAACTTATTAGTCATGGTACAAAACAAGCATACCTTTTTAGAACGTTTGTTTATTGAGCCTGTAATCAAGAAAATAGGCTTTCATGTAACAGTGCCATTTTTAGTAATTCCACAATAATAACTATGAAAACCAAAAACATTCTTGTAGCAACAGATTTTTCTAATGAAGCCTATAACGCGCTTTTTTATGCTACCCAAATTTTTGCGTCGACAGCATGCACATTTCATATAGTTCATGCCTATGATGATATTGTTTTGAGTGCAAAAAATGCACTATTTACAGGTAAAAAAGAGATGGAGCATTTACAAAACCAATCTCAAGAAAACTTGACGAAAACAGTACATAAAATTGTACTTGACACCGGTAATGAAATACACAAATTCAACACTATTTCTAGTAATGGTAGTCTTGCCAGTGTAATATCCAAAACGATAGATACTCATGATATTGATTTGGTAGTTATGGGTAACAAAGGTAAAACGGGCGCCAAAGAATTATTTATGGGCAGCAATACCATTCAAATTGCCAATACTATTACTACATGTCCCATTCTCGCCATACCTAGAGAAATTGCATTTAAACCTATTGAAGAAATCGCTTTTGTTACCGATTATAAAAAAGGATGTACTAAAATTTCTATTTCTATGCTGTTAGATATCTCGTCAATTTCAGATGCTTCAGTTGTGGTTCTGCATATTAATGAAGAGGAAGTAATGACTTCTAAACAGGTATCCAATCAAAAACTATTAGATACCTGCTTATTAAAAACACCGCACAGCTATGATGAGATTTGGAACTATGCCGATAAGGCAAATGTTATTCAAGATTTCATAGCTGAAAGAGAGATAAATATGTTGGCAATGGCGTATCATAGAAGAAAATTCTTTGAACGTTTTTTACATGAGCCCGTAATTATGGATTTAAGTATCTATGCCACTATTCCGTTTCTAATTCTACCGGTACAAGACTGATATTTATCATATTGAATTAAAAACTGGAACCCTATTTTTAGTACATATTTGAATTCAAAATAATGAAAAAAATAATCGTAATTATTTCTCTAATGCTAACAAGTTGCTCTTCTATTAATTTAGTTGAAAATTGGAAAAACCCAGATATCGTTTTATTCAATGCGAATAAAGTTCTTATCGTCGGCATGACACAAAATGATAATACACGAGAAAACTTTGAGACTAAACTACGAAAAGAGTTTACCAGTAGAAATATAGAAGCATGGCGCAGTTTAGATATTTTCGACCTGTCCCTGACTGATTCCCGTAAAACCGAAAAAGAACTAGACGATGTGGAACAAAGTCTTTTAGATAAAGATTTTGATGCCATTTTACTTACAAAAATCATAGGGTCTGAGAGTCGCGAAAATTTTATAAAATCTATTTCTAGATGGGATGACCACCAGTCTAGATTCAACGATGATTATTTAGAACACCAAGGTATTTATTACGATGACAACTACTACGACCAATATACTATTTACCATGCAGAGACTACATTATATTGCATTTGTGAAGGTAAAGAAAGAGCTATGATATGGAGGGGAATCATCGAAATCACTGAGCCTAACAATATTGATAAGGCAATTAAAGATTACGTTAAAATGATTATTGTTGCGATGGAAGATCAAGATTTGGTATTTACTTCTCAAGTTAATTAGTAAACCTAGAACAACGGACTCAGTACTTTACCTACACCTTCTTTGAGCTTTTTGCTCCAAGGTCTTTTGATAAATTCATCATAGATTAATTCATTACTGATAAGACAATCCTTTAGAAAATCTTCTTTCAATTGTTTGGCAATTTGTTTGTGATACATAATTGCATTTACCTCATAATTTTGCTCAAAGCTTCGGTCATCTAAATTTGCCGTACCTATAGAAGATATGGCATCGTCACTCACCATTATTTTACTATGTAGAAAGCCGTCGGGGAAAAGATATATCTTAATACCTGCTTTTAAAAACAACTCAAAATAAGAATGTACAGACCAACTTACCACCTGGTTATCTGCCTTTTCAGAAACTAGCAGCCTAACATCTACCCCACTTAATGCCGCAGTTTGCAATGCCCTGACCAATGCCTGCCCTGGTATAATATATGGGTTGGTAATATAAATATAGTTCTTGACCATATTTATCATAGAAAAATAAGTCTGCTCTAACACAGGAAAATCATCATCTGGACCACCGGCAACAATTTGTACCAATTCATTAGAATTAGCATCTGGTTCATCAGGCAGAGGTAGATTTATAGGTTCTAATAATTTTGTACTTACCAAATACCAGTCTGTCATAAATACTTGATCTAATTGCATGGCTGCAAGTCCTATAAGTCTTAAATGCATATCATGCCATTTACCAAGACCAACCTGACCTTTTAAATATTTATCGGAAACATTAATACCACCGGTAAATGCAATTTCACCATCTACAACGATTATTTTTCGATGGTTTCTAAAATTCAATGAATAAAAGTACCTGCCAAATTTAAACGGTAAAAAAGAATATACTTCTACACCAATTTCTATAAGTTTCTTAAGGTATTTTTTACTTAAAGAGAAACTGCCAATGCCATCATAAATCATTCTTACCGATACACCTTGAGCTATCTTTTCTTCAAATAATGTCAAAAGTCTATTAGCTAGATCTCCGTCTTCATAAATGTAATATTGAATATGTATTCTGACTTTTGCTCCTTCTAATGCATCAAATATTGTTTCAAAAGTTGTTCTGCCGTCTTTCAATATTTTTAAATCATTATCTGAAGTTGGCGGAAAATGAGAATTCTTATAACTAAGTGTCATCAATTTACCATACTTACCCTCAAATACATTTTTCTGTTCCGGATTTGGCTTAGGTAATCTTTTGAACAAGTCTTTTTTATTCTGAATAAGCTTATACCTTCTTCGATTTCTACCCAATAATAAATAAAGGAAAATACCACCCACAGGTAGTGCAAAAATGGTTAAAAGCCAAGCTAGACTTTTTGTAGGCTTTGCACCATACAACAATATCGAAAATACAATAGACAATGCTACTACAATATAAATACCAATAAAAATTGAAGTCCACATGAGGTGCTTGTATTTTTAAGAAGTTTACAATTACTTCAAATCTCGTTAAACGGCAATGTAGCTATCAATTTCTGAAAAAAACATGATAAATATTAGCCATTTAAAAATAGCATTTGTTCATAAATAATATTCTAAGTTTTTCATATGAATTTGAAGAGAATAAACTAGAATAAACATTGTTCCAAGTCTTAAATTAAAGCATAAAAAAACCGAGATTTTCATCTCGGTCTTTTCTAAACTATTTTAAAGCCTTTCTAAGTTTTGCTTTTTTGTTTTCAAGTCTTTTGACCGAAGTGCTCAACTTGTTTTTTACTTTTTTGATTTCACTTTTCTTAGCATTTTTCTTTTTTGCTTTTTTCAATTCGCTTTTAAGACTTTCTACTTTTTTAGCTGATTTGGTAACTTGTTTAATCTCTGCTTTCATTCCTTTAGTTAATTTATATAGTGTTTAATTTAAAAAACTTCTTTAGAAAGTTATAGTCTTCAAAGTATCCTCTTCTCTAAAATTAAGTTGTGGTACTCATCTTATATTTTTAATCGCTATAACCTTATCACTGTTATATTATTTTATTTACACAAAATTAACATTAAATTTACATTGAAGCAAAACTTTATCTAACTGATTTCTTCAAATTAAACTAAAATCCTACAAGTCTATTAAATCAATTTACTTTACACGAAGATGACTTTGGTCTTAATTTTTCAACATAATTACCCAGGGCTATATCGAATTTTAGACGAAACCCCATGACCTCACCTGTAAGTAAACGTACACACATGATTATGACCATCATGATAGTATGCATAAAGTTCTTAGTTACAGCCGTAATGAGTAATATGCTTGTTAAATTAGGAATTGCCCTATTTAAAGGTTCAAAAGTAACTGGTAAATTAGTGGGCTATACTTTTGCAGGTATTATTGTAGTTGGTTTTTTATATGCTGTGATTGCCAAATGAAATTATGCTTCTAAATTTCAGAATTAAACTATATAATTTGCAAATGTCGCCTGTAGTAACTTCTCAAAAAACTTTAGTGAGATTCCTATATAAATAATACTACTTTCAAAATTGTATCAAAAGTTTTTAGTTCGTTTTACGACTTAAAGCTCATCTGAATATAATTATGAAATGAATTTTATTAAAAAAACTTGGAATAAGTTCAAAGAACTTTTTAAACAAGGGCTTACTCCTAAGCAATTGTCATTAAGTATTACTGTCGCAATAGTTGTTTCTCTGTTTCCTATTTTTGGTATTTCAACAATAGTTCTTACTGCACTTGCTGTCAGGTACAAATTAAATCTACCCATAATGATTGCATTGAGCTATGTTGTGGAGCCTATTAAGGCACTTCTTTTTATTCCTTTTATCAATATCGGCGAAACACTTTTTGGAACGGCACATACCCTATTAACTTTTGAGGCTATAAAAGCAAGTTATGACCTTAGTTTTTGGAATACGCTAAGTTCACTTTCATATGAATTACTCTGTGGTTTTGTAGGTTGGGGCTTAACTATTTTACCCGCTTCAATATTTTTTTACTTTTTATTGAAAGAAATGTTAAAATTTTTCGTCAAAGATTATAAATCAACCAAATGAGTACAAACAAAACTATTCAGTTTCTAGGGTATCTAGGATTAATCGGATCAATTCTAGTAGGTATGGGAGAATATTTACTCCACTACTCTACTAATATTTTAGGTCATTCAGAGAATTATGAATTCTTTGCCTTTGTAGACCTAGAGCATATGACTTTAGGGCACTTTTTAGCGGTCATTGGTCTACCTTTTTATTTTGCTGGGTACATTCATATATATCTAATGTTAAGATCAGGTAATGAAACATTAGCTAGATTGGTACTCGCCATTGGCCTTATTGCCTTTGCCGTTGGAGGCATATGGATTGGGTCTCGCTCTTCTATAGGTAACATTGTTCATCTTAAAGATTCCATGAACCCAGAAGTTTATAAAGATCTACTAGCGCATTATACAAATCATATGGAAGTATTAGTGCAAGCACTAAGGGTTATAGTTGCACTGCTATCTGTTGTTTTCATTGTTGCCATACTTAAAGGCGGTACGTACTATAAAAAATGGATGGCATTTTTCAGTCCAATTGTTATCTTAATTGCTGTGGCACTTGTTGGTTTAGCAATCCCGTCTATTGGTCAGCATACCTTACCAATTCTTATGAACATTACTCATTTTATACTTTTCAGCTTATCGCTATACCAACTACATATTCTTATAAAACCTTTACATAATGATTAAAAAGCTACTTAAAATAATAGGTACACTCCTATTGATGATGATAATCTTAGTCTTTTTCAGATTCTGGAGAGATTCTGTTTCTGATAAATACGATGTTAGTATTGAATCGGAGAAAATACCTGAATTTTCAAATGTACCCCTAGACTTTGTTCATAAATACACTGGTGAAAAATCACTTCCATTAGCTCCGTCAGCACTTATTGATATTGATAATGACAACATCGATGAAGTATTTTTTGGTGGAGGAATGAGCCAAGAAGATGCCATTTATGCATATCGAAATAATGAATTCGTACTAGTTTCAGAAGAAGTTGGTTTACCAAAAAAAGGCAACACCACAACTTCATTAGGAGTTGTTTCTGGAGATATGGACAATAATGGCTTTACTGACCTTATTATTGCTCGCGAAGATGGTCTTCGTATTTACTATAATGATGGTAAAACGTTTACAGAAACAATCGTTAATACACCTGTAAATAAAAAATCATCTCCTGCAGGAATTACCCTTGGTGATATTGATAAGGACGGAGATTTAGATATTTTCTTAGCTACCTACCTGCACAAAGAACTGATGGAGGG includes:
- the cls gene encoding cardiolipin synthase, which gives rise to MWTSIFIGIYIVVALSIVFSILLYGAKPTKSLAWLLTIFALPVGGIFLYLLLGRNRRRYKLIQNKKDLFKRLPKPNPEQKNVFEGKYGKLMTLSYKNSHFPPTSDNDLKILKDGRTTFETIFDALEGAKVRIHIQYYIYEDGDLANRLLTLFEEKIAQGVSVRMIYDGIGSFSLSKKYLKKLIEIGVEVYSFLPFKFGRYFYSLNFRNHRKIIVVDGEIAFTGGINVSDKYLKGQVGLGKWHDMHLRLIGLAAMQLDQVFMTDWYLVSTKLLEPINLPLPDEPDANSNELVQIVAGGPDDDFPVLEQTYFSMINMVKNYIYITNPYIIPGQALVRALQTAALSGVDVRLLVSEKADNQVVSWSVHSYFELFLKAGIKIYLFPDGFLHSKIMVSDDAISSIGTANLDDRSFEQNYEVNAIMYHKQIAKQLKEDFLKDCLISNELIYDEFIKRPWSKKLKEGVGKVLSPLF
- a CDS encoding DUF2062 domain-containing protein → MNFIKKTWNKFKELFKQGLTPKQLSLSITVAIVVSLFPIFGISTIVLTALAVRYKLNLPIMIALSYVVEPIKALLFIPFINIGETLFGTAHTLLTFEAIKASYDLSFWNTLSSLSYELLCGFVGWGLTILPASIFFYFLLKEMLKFFVKDYKSTK
- a CDS encoding DUF6796 family protein gives rise to the protein MSTNKTIQFLGYLGLIGSILVGMGEYLLHYSTNILGHSENYEFFAFVDLEHMTLGHFLAVIGLPFYFAGYIHIYLMLRSGNETLARLVLAIGLIAFAVGGIWIGSRSSIGNIVHLKDSMNPEVYKDLLAHYTNHMEVLVQALRVIVALLSVVFIVAILKGGTYYKKWMAFFSPIVILIAVALVGLAIPSIGQHTLPILMNITHFILFSLSLYQLHILIKPLHND